One segment of Zonotrichia albicollis isolate bZonAlb1 chromosome 4, bZonAlb1.hap1, whole genome shotgun sequence DNA contains the following:
- the BMAL2 gene encoding basic helix-loop-helix ARNT-like protein 2 isoform X2 — translation MAEAGAGSAEGAEEERRAAEDQFSADGSPCVACGGPGLMNPAPKAAGSAAFNAALPDIPRKRKGSDADNQDTVEVDGDPQKRSEDEEHVKVKDFREAHSQTEKRRRDKMNNLIEELSAMIPQCNPMARKLDKLTVLRMAVQHLKSLKGSSSSYSEVRYKPSFLKDDELRQLILRAADGFLFVVGCNRGKILFVSESVCKILNYDQASLIGQSLFDYLHPKDVAKVKEQLSSSDVSPREKLVDGKIHTDFQAGPARLNSGARRSFFCRIKCSRTTVKEEKECLPNPKKKDHRKYCTIHCTGYLKNWPPNEVGVEEENDVEKDSSNFNCLVAIGRLHPYIVPQKSGEIKVKATEFVTRFAMDGKFVYVDQRATAILGYLPQELLGTSCYEYCHQDDHNHLAEKHKEVLQNKEKVFTNSYKFRAKDGTFVTLKSQWFSFMNPWTKELEYIVSNNTVVLGHKESAEEELLYSSQSAEDAVKQSLVSVPGMSSGTVLGAGSIGTEIANEILELQRLHSSPSGELSPSHLLRKSPSPALTINCSDVPNKELIQLCPSETEALENSEQSQGAIPFPSNEPLLSGSSQLDFDAICGNDDTAMTALMNYLEADGGLGDPADLSDIQWAL, via the exons ACCAGTTCTCAGCGGATGGGAGCCCGTGCGTGGCCTGCGGAGGGCCCGGCCTCATGAACCCCGCCCCCAAGGCTGCCGGCAGCGCGGCTTTCAACGCTGCCCTGCCTGACATCCCCAGGAAGCGCAAGGGGAGTGATGCTGACAACCA GGATACAGTTGAAGTTGATGGTGATCCTCAGAAAAG GAGTGAAGATGAAGAACATGTTAAAGTAAAAGATTTCAG aGAGGCTCACAGTCagacagagaaaagaagaagagaCAAAATGAATAATTTGATAGAGGAATTGTCTGCCATGATACCACAGTGCAATCCCATGGCCCGAAAGCTGGACAAGCTCACAGTGCTACGGATGGCTGTGCAGCACTTGAAGTCCTTAAAAG GTTCCAGCAGCTCCTACTCAGAAGTGCGGTATAAACCTTCATTTCTGAAGGACGATGAACTGCGGCAGTTAATCCTTAGG GCTGCAGATGGATTCCTGTTTGTGGTTGGATGCAACAGGGGAAAAATTCTGTTTGTCTCTGAATCAGTTTGCAAAATACTGAATTATGATCAG GCCAGTTTAATTGGACAAAGTTTATTTGATTACTTACATCCAAAAGATGTTGCAAAAGTTAAGGAGCAACTTTCTTCATCAGACGTCTCACCTAGGGAGAAGCTCGTTGATGGCAAAA TACACACAGATTTCCAAGCTGGACCAGCTCGGCTGAACTCTGGTGCTCGACGTTCCTTCTTCTGTCGCATAAAGTGTAGCAGGACCACAGTCAAAGAGGAGAAGGAGTGTTTGCCCAACCCAAAGAAGAAAG ATCACAGAAAATACTGCACCATTCACTGTACTGGGTATTTGAAGAACTGGCCTCCTAATGAGGTGGGAGTAGAAGAGGAAAATGATGTAGAAAAGGACAGTAGTAACTTTAACTGTCTTGTTGCCATTGGGAGGTTACACCCTTATATTGTTCCACAAAAGAGTGGAGAGATAAAAGTCAAAGCAACAGAATTTGTTACACGATTTGCCATGGATGGAAAATTTGTTTATGTAGATCAGCG CGCAACAGCAATTTTAGGGTATCTGCCACAAGAGCTTCTAGGAACTTCTTGTTATGAGTACTGCCATCAAGATGATCACAATCACCTAGCTGAAAAACACAAAGAAG TGTTGCAGAacaaagaaaaagtatttacaAATTCCTACAAATTTAGAGCAAAAGATGGGACTTTTGTTACTTTAAAGAGTCAGTGGTTTAGTTTCATGAATCCTTGGACCAAAGAGCTGGAGTACATTGTATCAAACAACACTGTGGTATT AGGTCATAAGGAATCAGCTGAAGAAGAGCTCCTCTACAGTTCCCAATCTGCAGAAG ATGCTGTAAAACAGTCTTTAGTAAGTGTACCTGGAATGTCCTCTGGAACAGTTCTTGGTGCTGGAAGTATAGGAACTGAAATTGCAAATGAAATACTAGAATTACAAAG GTTGCATTCTTCACCGTCTGGAGAGTTAAGTCCGTCACATCTCCTCAGAAAGTCACCTTCTCCAGCTTTAACTATAAACTGCAGTGAT GTGCCAAATAAAGAGCTGATTCAGTTATGTCCTTCAGAAACAGAAGCTCTGGAGAATTCAGAACAAAGCCAGGGTGCTATTCCATTTCCCAGTAATGAACCTCTCCTCA gtggcagctcccagctggacTTCGATGCCATCTGCGGGAATGATGACACCGCCATGACGGCGCTGATGAATTACCTGGAGGCTGACGGGGGCCTGGGGGACCCAGCTGACCTCAGCGACATCCAGTGGGCTCTCTAG
- the BMAL2 gene encoding basic helix-loop-helix ARNT-like protein 2 isoform X3 gives MNPAPKAAGSAAFNAALPDIPRKRKGSDADNQDTVEVDGDPQKRSEDEEHVKVKDFREAHSQTEKRRRDKMNNLIEELSAMIPQCNPMARKLDKLTVLRMAVQHLKSLKGSSSSYSEVRYKPSFLKDDELRQLILRAADGFLFVVGCNRGKILFVSESVCKILNYDQASLIGQSLFDYLHPKDVAKVKEQLSSSDVSPREKLVDGKTGLQVHTDFQAGPARLNSGARRSFFCRIKCSRTTVKEEKECLPNPKKKDHRKYCTIHCTGYLKNWPPNEVGVEEENDVEKDSSNFNCLVAIGRLHPYIVPQKSGEIKVKATEFVTRFAMDGKFVYVDQRATAILGYLPQELLGTSCYEYCHQDDHNHLAEKHKEVLQNKEKVFTNSYKFRAKDGTFVTLKSQWFSFMNPWTKELEYIVSNNTVVLGHKESAEEELLYSSQSAEDAVKQSLVSVPGMSSGTVLGAGSIGTEIANEILELQRLHSSPSGELSPSHLLRKSPSPALTINCSDVPNKELIQLCPSETEALENSEQSQGAIPFPSNEPLLSGSSQLDFDAICGNDDTAMTALMNYLEADGGLGDPADLSDIQWAL, from the exons ATGAACCCCGCCCCCAAGGCTGCCGGCAGCGCGGCTTTCAACGCTGCCCTGCCTGACATCCCCAGGAAGCGCAAGGGGAGTGATGCTGACAACCA GGATACAGTTGAAGTTGATGGTGATCCTCAGAAAAG GAGTGAAGATGAAGAACATGTTAAAGTAAAAGATTTCAG aGAGGCTCACAGTCagacagagaaaagaagaagagaCAAAATGAATAATTTGATAGAGGAATTGTCTGCCATGATACCACAGTGCAATCCCATGGCCCGAAAGCTGGACAAGCTCACAGTGCTACGGATGGCTGTGCAGCACTTGAAGTCCTTAAAAG GTTCCAGCAGCTCCTACTCAGAAGTGCGGTATAAACCTTCATTTCTGAAGGACGATGAACTGCGGCAGTTAATCCTTAGG GCTGCAGATGGATTCCTGTTTGTGGTTGGATGCAACAGGGGAAAAATTCTGTTTGTCTCTGAATCAGTTTGCAAAATACTGAATTATGATCAG GCCAGTTTAATTGGACAAAGTTTATTTGATTACTTACATCCAAAAGATGTTGCAAAAGTTAAGGAGCAACTTTCTTCATCAGACGTCTCACCTAGGGAGAAGCTCGTTGATGGCAAAA CTGGCTTGCAAGTACACACAGATTTCCAAGCTGGACCAGCTCGGCTGAACTCTGGTGCTCGACGTTCCTTCTTCTGTCGCATAAAGTGTAGCAGGACCACAGTCAAAGAGGAGAAGGAGTGTTTGCCCAACCCAAAGAAGAAAG ATCACAGAAAATACTGCACCATTCACTGTACTGGGTATTTGAAGAACTGGCCTCCTAATGAGGTGGGAGTAGAAGAGGAAAATGATGTAGAAAAGGACAGTAGTAACTTTAACTGTCTTGTTGCCATTGGGAGGTTACACCCTTATATTGTTCCACAAAAGAGTGGAGAGATAAAAGTCAAAGCAACAGAATTTGTTACACGATTTGCCATGGATGGAAAATTTGTTTATGTAGATCAGCG CGCAACAGCAATTTTAGGGTATCTGCCACAAGAGCTTCTAGGAACTTCTTGTTATGAGTACTGCCATCAAGATGATCACAATCACCTAGCTGAAAAACACAAAGAAG TGTTGCAGAacaaagaaaaagtatttacaAATTCCTACAAATTTAGAGCAAAAGATGGGACTTTTGTTACTTTAAAGAGTCAGTGGTTTAGTTTCATGAATCCTTGGACCAAAGAGCTGGAGTACATTGTATCAAACAACACTGTGGTATT AGGTCATAAGGAATCAGCTGAAGAAGAGCTCCTCTACAGTTCCCAATCTGCAGAAG ATGCTGTAAAACAGTCTTTAGTAAGTGTACCTGGAATGTCCTCTGGAACAGTTCTTGGTGCTGGAAGTATAGGAACTGAAATTGCAAATGAAATACTAGAATTACAAAG GTTGCATTCTTCACCGTCTGGAGAGTTAAGTCCGTCACATCTCCTCAGAAAGTCACCTTCTCCAGCTTTAACTATAAACTGCAGTGAT GTGCCAAATAAAGAGCTGATTCAGTTATGTCCTTCAGAAACAGAAGCTCTGGAGAATTCAGAACAAAGCCAGGGTGCTATTCCATTTCCCAGTAATGAACCTCTCCTCA gtggcagctcccagctggacTTCGATGCCATCTGCGGGAATGATGACACCGCCATGACGGCGCTGATGAATTACCTGGAGGCTGACGGGGGCCTGGGGGACCCAGCTGACCTCAGCGACATCCAGTGGGCTCTCTAG
- the BMAL2 gene encoding basic helix-loop-helix ARNT-like protein 2 isoform X1, with the protein MAEAGAGSAEGAEEERRAAEDQFSADGSPCVACGGPGLMNPAPKAAGSAAFNAALPDIPRKRKGSDADNQDTVEVDGDPQKRSEDEEHVKVKDFREAHSQTEKRRRDKMNNLIEELSAMIPQCNPMARKLDKLTVLRMAVQHLKSLKGSSSSYSEVRYKPSFLKDDELRQLILRAADGFLFVVGCNRGKILFVSESVCKILNYDQASLIGQSLFDYLHPKDVAKVKEQLSSSDVSPREKLVDGKTGLQVHTDFQAGPARLNSGARRSFFCRIKCSRTTVKEEKECLPNPKKKDHRKYCTIHCTGYLKNWPPNEVGVEEENDVEKDSSNFNCLVAIGRLHPYIVPQKSGEIKVKATEFVTRFAMDGKFVYVDQRATAILGYLPQELLGTSCYEYCHQDDHNHLAEKHKEVLQNKEKVFTNSYKFRAKDGTFVTLKSQWFSFMNPWTKELEYIVSNNTVVLGHKESAEEELLYSSQSAEDAVKQSLVSVPGMSSGTVLGAGSIGTEIANEILELQRLHSSPSGELSPSHLLRKSPSPALTINCSDVPNKELIQLCPSETEALENSEQSQGAIPFPSNEPLLSGSSQLDFDAICGNDDTAMTALMNYLEADGGLGDPADLSDIQWAL; encoded by the exons ACCAGTTCTCAGCGGATGGGAGCCCGTGCGTGGCCTGCGGAGGGCCCGGCCTCATGAACCCCGCCCCCAAGGCTGCCGGCAGCGCGGCTTTCAACGCTGCCCTGCCTGACATCCCCAGGAAGCGCAAGGGGAGTGATGCTGACAACCA GGATACAGTTGAAGTTGATGGTGATCCTCAGAAAAG GAGTGAAGATGAAGAACATGTTAAAGTAAAAGATTTCAG aGAGGCTCACAGTCagacagagaaaagaagaagagaCAAAATGAATAATTTGATAGAGGAATTGTCTGCCATGATACCACAGTGCAATCCCATGGCCCGAAAGCTGGACAAGCTCACAGTGCTACGGATGGCTGTGCAGCACTTGAAGTCCTTAAAAG GTTCCAGCAGCTCCTACTCAGAAGTGCGGTATAAACCTTCATTTCTGAAGGACGATGAACTGCGGCAGTTAATCCTTAGG GCTGCAGATGGATTCCTGTTTGTGGTTGGATGCAACAGGGGAAAAATTCTGTTTGTCTCTGAATCAGTTTGCAAAATACTGAATTATGATCAG GCCAGTTTAATTGGACAAAGTTTATTTGATTACTTACATCCAAAAGATGTTGCAAAAGTTAAGGAGCAACTTTCTTCATCAGACGTCTCACCTAGGGAGAAGCTCGTTGATGGCAAAA CTGGCTTGCAAGTACACACAGATTTCCAAGCTGGACCAGCTCGGCTGAACTCTGGTGCTCGACGTTCCTTCTTCTGTCGCATAAAGTGTAGCAGGACCACAGTCAAAGAGGAGAAGGAGTGTTTGCCCAACCCAAAGAAGAAAG ATCACAGAAAATACTGCACCATTCACTGTACTGGGTATTTGAAGAACTGGCCTCCTAATGAGGTGGGAGTAGAAGAGGAAAATGATGTAGAAAAGGACAGTAGTAACTTTAACTGTCTTGTTGCCATTGGGAGGTTACACCCTTATATTGTTCCACAAAAGAGTGGAGAGATAAAAGTCAAAGCAACAGAATTTGTTACACGATTTGCCATGGATGGAAAATTTGTTTATGTAGATCAGCG CGCAACAGCAATTTTAGGGTATCTGCCACAAGAGCTTCTAGGAACTTCTTGTTATGAGTACTGCCATCAAGATGATCACAATCACCTAGCTGAAAAACACAAAGAAG TGTTGCAGAacaaagaaaaagtatttacaAATTCCTACAAATTTAGAGCAAAAGATGGGACTTTTGTTACTTTAAAGAGTCAGTGGTTTAGTTTCATGAATCCTTGGACCAAAGAGCTGGAGTACATTGTATCAAACAACACTGTGGTATT AGGTCATAAGGAATCAGCTGAAGAAGAGCTCCTCTACAGTTCCCAATCTGCAGAAG ATGCTGTAAAACAGTCTTTAGTAAGTGTACCTGGAATGTCCTCTGGAACAGTTCTTGGTGCTGGAAGTATAGGAACTGAAATTGCAAATGAAATACTAGAATTACAAAG GTTGCATTCTTCACCGTCTGGAGAGTTAAGTCCGTCACATCTCCTCAGAAAGTCACCTTCTCCAGCTTTAACTATAAACTGCAGTGAT GTGCCAAATAAAGAGCTGATTCAGTTATGTCCTTCAGAAACAGAAGCTCTGGAGAATTCAGAACAAAGCCAGGGTGCTATTCCATTTCCCAGTAATGAACCTCTCCTCA gtggcagctcccagctggacTTCGATGCCATCTGCGGGAATGATGACACCGCCATGACGGCGCTGATGAATTACCTGGAGGCTGACGGGGGCCTGGGGGACCCAGCTGACCTCAGCGACATCCAGTGGGCTCTCTAG
- the REP15 gene encoding rab15 effector protein has product MWKRPPPAEKMGQKFSQEDNQENKAETLVICEVFSQGVLHASQRLKDYLGFVDPQSKFQPATNTLSEIFLVNFISFCVGKGMEERIVTSKMTKQQSSLFGVDWIWTLCGSDKQIKLQIAVQALQPAELLQGEGAAEDCCQEAALANECFQNMSRFEKLAQFCRLVGRDCLGLFVVFGVPGKPKDIRGVLLDSVAKEEQKCRLSGRNALRQFVTSTDSSLPAKDMLENCLGSKSRLKDVGSVYINFV; this is encoded by the coding sequence AGAACAAGGCTGAAACGCTGGTCATCTGTGAAGTCTTCAGCCAGGGTGTGCTCCATGCATCTCAAAGGCTGAAGGACTACCTGGGTTTTGTGGATCCTCAAAGCAAATTCCAGCCGGCCACGAACACGCTGAGCGAGATCTTCCTGGTCAACTTCATCAGCTTCTGTGTGGGAAAGGGCATGGAGGAGCGGATCGTGACCAGCAAAATGACCAAGCAGCAGTCCTCCCTGTTCGGAGTGGACTGGATCTGGACTCTGTGTGGGTCTGACAAGCAGATCAAGCTGCAGATCGCCGTGCAGGCCCTGCAGCCGGCCGAGCTCTTGCAGGGCGAGGGCGCTGCCGAGGATTGCTGCCAGGAGGCCGCGCTGGCCAACGAGTGCTTCCAGAACATGAGCAGGTTTGAGAAGCTGGCCCAGTTCTGCCGCCTGGTGGGACGGGACTGCCTGGGCTTGTTCGTGGTGTTCGGCGTGCCAGGGAAGCCCAAGGACATCCGAGGAGTCCTGCTGGACAGCGTTGCCAAGGAGGAGCAGAAATGCCGCCTGTCGGGCAGGAATGCGCTGCGGCAATTTGTCACCAGCACTGACAGCTCCCTGCCCGCAAAAGACATGCTGGAAAATTGCCTGGGCTCCAAAAGCAGGCTGAAGGATGTGGGCAGTGTGTACATAAACTTTGtgtga